One window of Paenibacillus albicereus genomic DNA carries:
- a CDS encoding ABC transporter substrate-binding protein, with product MKRWSKALLPVLALGLAVAGCGGSGNGNGGADAGGAANEAADAGGAAEPAKKVELTLWSFEARDPHKTINQKAIEKFNAEHPNIKLKAEFFDDESFKQKIKVAMAGNRMPDLFTYWSGDQLRTLVDGGVAGDLTEQLSADAAFKDSILPGGLESFSYDGKNYAVPLAMNAVMIYYNKEIFEKNGLQPPATWSDLETAVQKLNEAKVIPIAVAGKDRWPVLHWFSYLAQRIGGDEPFQAAAAGTSDFTDPSFIEAGQKLSKLAAADKGFVNGFLGLDYGAAEALFTQGKAAMYMQGDWAVAGFVKDDAFAAKVGFVPFPTAEGGKSDQTTFQGGFGFGYAMSSKADKAAAYEAIKFLSSPQTRSEISEQAGTIQPFKDVQLDQASMKPLAYEVMSFISANAKGFFPYYDQGLDPKRSEAMLNAVVSIASKPDADVKAELEKVKK from the coding sequence ATGAAGCGATGGAGCAAGGCGCTGCTGCCGGTTCTCGCGCTCGGCCTCGCCGTTGCCGGATGCGGCGGCAGCGGCAACGGAAACGGCGGCGCGGACGCGGGCGGAGCCGCGAACGAGGCGGCGGACGCGGGAGGCGCGGCGGAGCCGGCCAAGAAAGTCGAGCTCACGCTGTGGAGCTTCGAGGCCCGCGATCCGCATAAGACGATCAACCAGAAGGCCATCGAGAAATTCAACGCGGAGCACCCGAACATCAAGCTCAAGGCTGAATTTTTCGACGACGAGTCGTTCAAGCAGAAGATCAAGGTCGCGATGGCCGGCAACCGGATGCCGGACCTGTTCACCTACTGGTCCGGCGACCAGCTGCGCACGCTCGTCGACGGCGGCGTGGCCGGCGATCTGACCGAGCAGCTCAGCGCGGATGCCGCCTTCAAGGACAGCATCCTCCCGGGCGGGCTGGAGTCGTTCTCCTACGACGGCAAGAACTACGCGGTGCCGCTGGCGATGAACGCGGTCATGATTTACTACAACAAGGAGATCTTCGAGAAGAACGGCCTGCAGCCGCCGGCGACGTGGAGCGACCTCGAGACCGCCGTGCAGAAGCTGAACGAAGCCAAGGTCATCCCGATCGCGGTCGCGGGCAAGGACCGCTGGCCGGTGCTCCACTGGTTCTCCTATCTGGCGCAGCGCATCGGCGGCGACGAGCCGTTCCAGGCTGCCGCGGCCGGCACGTCGGACTTCACGGATCCGTCCTTCATTGAGGCGGGACAAAAGCTGAGCAAGCTGGCCGCCGCCGACAAAGGCTTCGTGAACGGCTTCCTAGGCCTCGACTACGGAGCCGCCGAAGCGCTGTTCACGCAAGGCAAGGCGGCCATGTACATGCAGGGCGACTGGGCGGTCGCCGGCTTCGTCAAGGACGACGCCTTCGCCGCCAAGGTCGGATTCGTCCCGTTCCCGACCGCGGAGGGCGGCAAGAGCGACCAGACGACGTTCCAGGGAGGCTTCGGCTTCGGCTACGCGATGTCGTCCAAGGCGGACAAGGCGGCGGCCTACGAGGCGATCAAGTTCCTCAGCAGCCCGCAGACGCGCAGCGAGATTTCCGAGCAGGCCGGCACGATCCAGCCGTTCAAGGACGTGCAGCTCGACCAGGCCTCGATGAAGCCGCTCGCCTACGAGGTGATGAGCTTCATCTCGGCCAACGCCAAGGGCTTCTTCCCTTACTATGACCAGGGCCTCGATCCGAAGCGCTCGGAGGCGATGCTGAACGCGGTCGTATCGATCGCCAGCAAGCCGGACGCCGACGTCAAGGCGGAGCTGGAGAAGGTGAAGAAATAA
- a CDS encoding response regulator transcription factor translates to MRVLIVDDERMTRRGIQLTLERHFKGSLELELAEHGEMALLAMQERGADLLLTDVRMPGMTGVELLEELARRGLSTTSILLTGYAEFEYARAALRLGACNYLLKPLDQAKLIEAVEDGLARSLESSRMRRSMKLYDERLGDGIREGGLAPGSSSIDQACAYMEEHLADALALKEVAAAVHLSPSYFSVLFKQERGVTFSEYASRLRHRRAKELLLTTRSDILLIAEEAGYQSASYFIKVFKEREGMTPRQYREACGKP, encoded by the coding sequence ATGAGGGTGCTGATCGTCGACGATGAGCGCATGACGCGCCGGGGCATCCAGCTCACGCTGGAGCGCCATTTCAAAGGCTCGCTGGAGCTGGAGTTGGCGGAGCATGGCGAGATGGCGCTGCTGGCGATGCAGGAGCGGGGGGCCGATCTGCTGCTGACGGACGTGCGCATGCCGGGCATGACCGGCGTCGAGCTGCTGGAGGAGCTGGCGCGCCGGGGCCTGTCCACGACGTCCATCCTGCTCACCGGCTACGCGGAATTCGAGTATGCGAGAGCGGCGCTGCGGCTCGGAGCCTGCAACTACCTGCTCAAGCCGCTCGACCAGGCGAAGCTGATCGAGGCGGTGGAGGACGGGCTGGCGAGGAGCTTGGAGTCCAGCAGGATGCGTCGCTCGATGAAGCTGTACGACGAGCGGCTCGGCGACGGAATCCGGGAGGGAGGCCTGGCGCCCGGCAGCTCCTCGATCGACCAGGCCTGCGCGTACATGGAGGAGCATCTGGCGGACGCCCTGGCGCTCAAGGAGGTGGCCGCCGCCGTCCATCTCAGTCCGAGCTACTTCAGCGTGCTGTTCAAGCAGGAGCGGGGCGTCACGTTCAGCGAGTACGCTTCGAGGCTCCGTCATCGCCGCGCCAAGGAGCTGCTGCTGACGACGCGCTCGGACATCCTGCTGATCGCGGAGGAGGCAGGCTACCAGTCCGCCAGCTATTTCATCAAGGTGTTCAAGGAACGGGAGGGCATGACGCCGCGCCAATACCGGGAAGCCTGCGGCAAGCCATGA
- a CDS encoding Gfo/Idh/MocA family protein — protein MEGKTTIRWGIMGPGGISEGFAKDLAHAEGAEIAAVAGRDPDKTEAFASKHGIPKTHAGIEELAADPEVDLIYIGTVHPVHKEQALAALAAGKPVLCEKPLAMDAEEAREIARMAESKGVFVMEAMWTRFLPAIRQVRQWLDEGAIGEVRLLKAEFGFDAGWNPDGRLLNKELGGGTLLDAGIYPVSFASFVFGEQPERIESIARIGETGVDELFSLLFGYGDGRAASLHGSIRLEMENDAWIYGTKGRIRIPGFLWSRGAELRVKGEEPVVFKDDRVCNGYAFEAEEAMDALREGRTTSEIMPIAESVRILETMDRIRAQWGLAY, from the coding sequence ATGGAAGGCAAAACGACGATTCGCTGGGGCATCATGGGGCCGGGCGGCATATCGGAAGGCTTCGCCAAGGATCTCGCGCACGCGGAAGGAGCGGAGATCGCGGCCGTGGCCGGGCGCGATCCGGATAAGACCGAGGCATTCGCCAGCAAGCACGGCATACCGAAGACGCATGCGGGCATCGAGGAGCTGGCCGCCGATCCCGAGGTGGACCTCATCTATATCGGCACCGTCCATCCCGTGCACAAGGAGCAGGCGCTCGCCGCGCTGGCGGCGGGCAAGCCGGTGCTGTGCGAGAAGCCGCTGGCGATGGACGCGGAGGAGGCTCGAGAGATCGCCCGCATGGCCGAGTCCAAGGGCGTGTTCGTCATGGAGGCGATGTGGACGCGCTTCCTGCCGGCGATCCGCCAGGTGCGGCAGTGGCTGGACGAAGGGGCGATCGGCGAAGTGCGGCTGCTCAAGGCCGAGTTCGGCTTCGACGCCGGCTGGAATCCGGATGGGCGGCTGCTGAACAAGGAGCTCGGCGGCGGCACGCTGCTCGATGCCGGCATCTACCCCGTCTCGTTCGCTTCGTTCGTCTTCGGGGAGCAGCCGGAGCGGATCGAGAGCATCGCGCGCATCGGCGAGACGGGCGTGGACGAACTGTTCTCGCTGCTGTTCGGCTACGGCGACGGCCGCGCGGCTTCGCTCCACGGCTCGATCCGGCTGGAGATGGAGAACGACGCTTGGATCTACGGCACCAAGGGCCGCATCCGCATCCCCGGCTTCCTCTGGAGCCGCGGGGCGGAGCTCCGCGTCAAAGGCGAGGAGCCGGTCGTCTTCAAGGACGACCGCGTCTGCAACGGCTATGCGTTCGAGGCGGAAGAGGCGATGGACGCCCTGCGCGAGGGGCGGACGACCAGCGAGATCATGCCGATCGCTGAGAGCGTACGCATCCTGGAGACGATGGACCGGATTCGCGCCCAGTGGGGACTGGCCTATTGA
- a CDS encoding glycoside hydrolase family 26 protein: MGFIQKGKGKMLALAAAAAVLAGALLPSAAPADAALAARNLPAGGKVLVFMGQDSSTLSDYKAVLNADASLPRPGGVTLYTNLIAGGTPAPLAGMYGSANWGAGDVNFDTTLAQYPGAALAVGLYLSDATAGCGNQPLRAIIGRNDADVTAGNPNLISTYRGYVDQLVDKLKSYDRQVFLRIGYEYDGPWNCYNSDFYKEAFRYIKGRIDALGATKVATVWQSAAWPLNANTDHPEWNYIVTAANHFDAWYPGDAYVDWVSLSSFYNAGSKATQWGGTAVDADPVALQNRVLDFARAHGKPVMIAEAAPQGYQTGALTKSSIMTKQPQATTAQTIWQEWYASFFAYIRANSDIIRAVSYINTNWDSQPNWMCQTGASAGGAGCANGNWGDSRVQANPTILASFKSELSSSLYVNGSGGPMPTPTATPTATPTATPSPTATPTPTPSPTATPTPTVTPTPTGAPSASIPGTVSASVGAIANGTTRSWTVNATQSGNYKFSIASTSAASSQLIDVTLGGTTLTQAIDANSTLTVYFNGVTAGSKTFSIQARSGSVSIGSVSAVLN, encoded by the coding sequence ATGGGCTTCATCCAGAAAGGGAAAGGCAAGATGCTGGCGCTGGCTGCCGCGGCAGCCGTCCTGGCCGGAGCGCTGCTGCCGTCCGCCGCTCCGGCGGATGCCGCGCTCGCTGCGCGCAACCTGCCGGCTGGCGGCAAGGTGCTCGTCTTCATGGGGCAGGACAGCTCGACGCTCAGCGACTACAAGGCCGTGCTGAACGCGGACGCTTCGCTGCCGCGGCCCGGAGGGGTCACGCTGTACACGAACCTGATCGCCGGCGGCACTCCGGCGCCGCTCGCCGGCATGTACGGCAGCGCGAACTGGGGAGCCGGCGACGTCAACTTCGACACGACGCTGGCGCAGTATCCCGGAGCGGCGCTCGCGGTCGGGCTGTACCTGTCGGACGCGACGGCCGGCTGCGGCAACCAGCCGCTGCGCGCGATCATCGGCCGCAACGACGCCGACGTGACGGCAGGCAATCCGAACCTCATCTCGACGTACCGGGGCTACGTGGACCAGCTGGTGGACAAGCTCAAGAGCTACGACCGCCAGGTGTTCCTGCGCATCGGCTACGAGTACGACGGCCCTTGGAACTGCTACAATTCCGACTTCTACAAGGAAGCGTTCCGCTATATTAAAGGGCGCATCGACGCGCTCGGCGCGACGAAGGTGGCGACCGTATGGCAGTCGGCGGCATGGCCGCTGAACGCCAATACGGACCATCCGGAGTGGAACTACATCGTCACGGCGGCGAACCATTTCGACGCCTGGTACCCTGGCGACGCCTACGTCGACTGGGTGTCCCTGTCCTCGTTCTACAACGCCGGCTCAAAGGCGACGCAGTGGGGCGGCACGGCGGTCGACGCCGATCCGGTCGCGCTGCAGAACCGGGTGCTCGACTTCGCCCGCGCGCACGGCAAGCCGGTCATGATCGCCGAGGCGGCTCCGCAGGGCTACCAGACCGGAGCGCTTACCAAGAGCTCCATCATGACCAAGCAGCCGCAGGCGACGACGGCGCAGACGATCTGGCAGGAATGGTATGCCTCGTTCTTCGCCTACATCCGCGCCAACAGCGACATCATCCGCGCCGTTTCCTACATCAACACGAACTGGGACTCGCAGCCGAACTGGATGTGCCAGACGGGCGCCTCCGCGGGCGGCGCCGGCTGCGCGAACGGCAACTGGGGCGACTCGCGCGTGCAGGCCAACCCGACGATCCTCGCGAGCTTTAAGAGCGAGCTGAGCTCGAGTTTGTATGTGAACGGCAGTGGAGGCCCGATGCCGACGCCAACCGCCACTCCAACCGCGACGCCAACCGCCACGCCAAGCCCGACCGCCACCCCGACGCCGACGCCAAGCCCGACCGCCACCCCGACGCCGACCGTCACGCCGACGCCGACAGGCGCGCCGTCCGCCTCGATTCCAGGCACGGTATCGGCCTCGGTCGGCGCGATTGCGAACGGAACGACCCGCTCCTGGACCGTGAACGCCACGCAGTCGGGCAACTACAAGTTCTCCATCGCCAGCACCTCGGCGGCGAGCAGCCAGCTGATCGACGTCACGCTCGGCGGCACGACGCTGACGCAGGCGATCGATGCCAATTCGACGCTGACCGTCTATTTCAACGGCGTCACAGCCGGCTCCAAGACGTTTTCCATCCAGGCGCGAAGCGGCTCCGTCTCGATCGGTTCCGTCTCGGCCGTCCTCAACTGA
- a CDS encoding FadR/GntR family transcriptional regulator, producing the protein MDVKPLNKQNHYEAIAGQLRRLIDDGAVGPGDKLPSARELSERFGVGRSTMREALSALKAMGYIDIRQGGGSVVRPPEERTGGMPPLLAAAGATREELLELLEARRSLELANVALAARKRGADDVARLRELAEGMRSTLGDDLEGERYDMEFHLALAHATGNRMMARLYESLMAPIERAIRAVRRTELYASREVAERLAGAHERILQAVEAGDEALAAAEMQAHLEHVEQIVMKHL; encoded by the coding sequence GTGGATGTAAAGCCGCTGAACAAGCAGAATCATTATGAAGCGATCGCCGGGCAGCTCCGCCGGCTGATCGACGACGGCGCCGTCGGGCCGGGCGACAAGCTGCCCTCGGCTCGCGAGCTGTCGGAGCGCTTCGGCGTCGGTCGGTCGACGATGCGGGAGGCGTTGAGCGCGCTCAAGGCGATGGGCTACATCGACATCCGCCAGGGAGGCGGCAGCGTCGTCCGGCCGCCGGAGGAGCGGACAGGCGGCATGCCGCCGCTGCTCGCCGCCGCCGGCGCGACGCGCGAGGAGCTGCTGGAGCTGCTGGAGGCGAGGCGCTCGCTGGAGCTGGCCAACGTCGCGCTCGCGGCCCGCAAGCGCGGCGCCGACGATGTGGCCCGGCTGCGCGAGCTGGCCGAGGGCATGAGGAGCACGCTCGGCGACGATCTCGAGGGCGAGCGCTACGACATGGAATTCCACCTGGCGCTGGCCCATGCGACCGGCAACCGCATGATGGCGCGGCTGTACGAGTCGCTGATGGCGCCGATCGAGCGGGCGATCCGCGCCGTGCGCCGGACGGAGCTGTATGCGAGCCGCGAGGTCGCGGAGCGGCTCGCCGGCGCGCATGAGCGCATCCTGCAGGCGGTGGAGGCGGGCGACGAAGCGCTCGCCGCCGCCGAGATGCAGGCGCATCTGGAGCATGTGGAGCAGATCGTGATGAAGCATCTTTGA
- a CDS encoding carbohydrate ABC transporter permease translates to MLEKGWRRALGGTVFIGPAGLVYLLMVLVPIFMSFYYSLFQWNGIAPKVFAGADNLRRLLEDEMIRKTLWNSVKLTFWAVAIQLPVGMLLAVLLSGRIRGGNFFKTVYFFPVMLSTAVLGILWGQIYDPNIGLLNQALTHLGLDSWAQTWLGDERTSLGSVIAVVAWQYVGFYVVVYFSALQNVPEDLTESATIEGAGPLQLLLRIKLPLIWPVITFTILNAVVNSLRYFDLIYIMTAGGPNGSSEVIASYMYKQAFQFLDYGYGSAVSVFLFAFSLLIALLLGRLMRRETVQY, encoded by the coding sequence ATGCTCGAAAAAGGATGGAGAAGGGCGCTGGGCGGCACGGTGTTCATCGGCCCGGCCGGGCTCGTCTACCTGCTCATGGTGCTCGTGCCGATCTTCATGAGCTTCTATTACAGCCTGTTCCAGTGGAACGGCATCGCGCCGAAGGTGTTCGCAGGCGCGGACAACCTGCGGCGGCTGCTGGAGGACGAGATGATCCGCAAGACGCTGTGGAACTCGGTGAAGCTGACGTTCTGGGCGGTCGCCATCCAGCTGCCCGTCGGCATGCTGCTGGCCGTGCTGCTGTCCGGACGGATCCGCGGCGGGAATTTCTTCAAGACGGTCTACTTCTTCCCGGTCATGCTGTCCACGGCGGTGCTCGGCATCCTGTGGGGCCAGATCTACGATCCGAACATCGGCCTGCTCAACCAGGCGCTGACGCATCTGGGCCTCGATTCGTGGGCGCAGACATGGCTCGGCGACGAACGCACCTCGCTCGGCTCGGTCATCGCCGTCGTCGCCTGGCAGTATGTCGGCTTCTACGTCGTCGTCTACTTCTCGGCGCTGCAGAACGTGCCGGAGGACCTGACCGAGTCCGCGACCATCGAAGGCGCGGGTCCGCTGCAGCTGCTGCTGCGCATCAAGCTGCCGCTCATCTGGCCGGTCATCACGTTTACGATCCTGAACGCCGTCGTCAACTCGCTGCGCTACTTCGACCTCATCTACATCATGACGGCAGGCGGTCCGAACGGCTCGAGCGAGGTCATCGCTTCCTACATGTACAAGCAGGCGTTCCAGTTTCTGGACTACGGCTACGGCAGCGCCGTGTCGGTGTTCCTGTTCGCCTTCAGCCTGCTGATCGCGCTGCTGCTCGGACGGCTCATGCGCCGCGAGACCGTTCAATACTGA
- a CDS encoding sensor histidine kinase, with the protein MQQRIFGTTRSQIFLGFSAAMLLVLALTFSLSYVSVSRVLERNAGLYAEEIAGQINGRLDAMLEQVDMLTLELVSDSRVQRLLWNEKLGRPATEQEQLGEIRPMLVHTASFSRLIRTIDLYSTRRALYPLGNGTLQEQVDEDWIRLADESSGRFVWIGQKPGEPDTLLGIRQIRLEKDDYKGGGYIVVAVSAALLDFVEGTVAQMEGSSVFILDQKDDILSSRQHAGMKVSGEELARPGGKLHVAGQTYAKVSLAEELTGWTVVVLLPQDKITEGVSVLQSALLAACAAGLVLFLLGAYVLSTLITGPLRKLTRVMRKARSGEFAPNPETYANREINDLNLTYNRMIDSLHTLIDEVYREQIVRMQSELRALHAQLDPHFLFNTLEAFYWQLIENGQDRQAAHVLRLADLFRYAIRREGERDFVPLEAELAHVANYLQLMEMRLGERLAWSLSLPEELKAVEVPKLLVQPIVENAVVHGLEKSIRPVRIRVEALRGPDGVAVVVRDDGAGMDADRLERVRSRLAGLRDAPGADAERSGIGLTHVHRMLRMYYGPEYGAEIASRPDQGTSVILKLPEPGKGKEEGRG; encoded by the coding sequence ATGCAGCAACGCATCTTCGGCACGACCCGCTCCCAGATCTTCCTCGGCTTCAGCGCGGCGATGCTGCTCGTGCTGGCGCTGACGTTCTCGCTGTCGTACGTCTCCGTCTCGCGCGTGCTGGAACGCAATGCCGGCCTCTACGCCGAGGAGATCGCCGGACAGATCAACGGCCGGCTGGACGCTATGCTCGAGCAGGTCGACATGCTCACGCTGGAGCTCGTCTCGGACAGCCGCGTGCAGCGCCTGCTCTGGAACGAGAAGCTCGGCCGGCCGGCGACCGAGCAGGAGCAGCTAGGCGAGATCCGGCCGATGCTCGTCCATACGGCGAGCTTTTCCCGCCTCATCCGCACCATCGACCTGTACTCGACGCGGCGCGCGCTCTACCCGCTCGGCAACGGCACGCTGCAGGAGCAGGTCGACGAGGACTGGATCCGGCTCGCGGACGAGAGCTCGGGCCGCTTCGTCTGGATCGGGCAGAAGCCCGGCGAGCCCGACACGCTGCTCGGCATCCGGCAGATCAGGCTGGAGAAGGACGACTACAAGGGCGGCGGCTACATCGTCGTCGCCGTCTCGGCCGCGCTGCTCGATTTCGTCGAGGGGACGGTCGCGCAGATGGAGGGCAGCTCGGTGTTCATCCTCGATCAGAAGGACGACATCCTCTCCTCCCGGCAGCATGCCGGAATGAAAGTATCCGGGGAGGAGCTCGCCCGGCCGGGCGGCAAGCTGCACGTCGCCGGGCAGACGTATGCGAAGGTCAGCCTCGCGGAGGAGCTCACCGGCTGGACCGTCGTCGTCCTGCTCCCTCAGGACAAGATCACCGAGGGCGTCTCCGTCCTCCAGTCGGCGCTGCTCGCCGCCTGCGCGGCCGGCCTCGTGCTGTTCCTGCTCGGAGCGTACGTGCTCTCGACGTTGATCACCGGCCCGCTGCGCAAGCTGACGCGCGTCATGCGCAAGGCGAGGAGCGGCGAGTTCGCGCCTAATCCGGAGACGTACGCCAACCGAGAGATCAACGACCTCAACCTGACCTACAACCGGATGATCGACAGCCTGCACACGCTGATCGACGAGGTGTACCGGGAGCAGATCGTGCGCATGCAGTCGGAGCTGAGGGCGCTGCACGCCCAGCTCGACCCGCATTTCCTGTTCAACACGCTGGAGGCGTTCTATTGGCAGCTGATCGAGAACGGACAGGACCGCCAGGCGGCCCATGTGCTGCGGCTGGCCGACCTGTTCCGTTATGCGATTCGCCGAGAGGGAGAGCGGGACTTCGTCCCGCTGGAGGCGGAGCTGGCGCATGTGGCCAACTACTTGCAGCTGATGGAGATGAGGCTCGGAGAGCGCCTCGCCTGGAGCCTTTCCCTGCCGGAGGAGCTGAAGGCGGTCGAGGTGCCGAAGCTGCTCGTGCAGCCGATCGTGGAGAATGCGGTCGTGCACGGGCTGGAGAAGTCCATCCGCCCGGTGCGCATCCGGGTGGAGGCGTTGCGCGGGCCCGATGGCGTCGCCGTCGTCGTCCGGGACGACGGAGCAGGCATGGACGCCGACCGGCTGGAGCGCGTGCGCAGCCGGCTGGCCGGCCTGCGCGACGCTCCCGGAGCGGACGCGGAGAGGAGCGGCATCGGCTTGACGCATGTGCATCGCATGCTGCGCATGTATTACGGGCCGGAGTACGGTGCGGAGATCGCGAGCCGGCCGGATCAGGGCACGAGCGTCATCCTGAAGCTGCCGGAGCCAGGTAAAGGGAAAGAGGAGGGACGAGGATGA